In one Pseudarthrobacter sp. NBSH8 genomic region, the following are encoded:
- the speB gene encoding agmatinase has translation MTTHKPIGPVDATKVPRYAGLGTFARLPQIDRVPDYDIAIVGVPFDGGTSFRPGARFGPAAVREASRLLRPGYHPELDVEPVYEAQVVDAGDIACTPYDITRAVLEIEEQARPLISEDKRLIAIGGDHTIALPMLRALNQVHGPVALLHFDAHLDTWDTYFDQPITHGTIFRRAFEEGLLVEDKSMHVGIRGPVYDRDDFLRDHEFGFQIIRCSDLDVIGVPAAIQRIKERLGDTPVYVSIDIDVLDPSYAPGTGTPEMGGLHSRELLALLRGLNGINIVGADVVEVAPAYDHADITTLAAATLVFDLLGLMVNRSKGVTIRGAEALEAAAV, from the coding sequence ATGACCACGCACAAGCCCATCGGTCCCGTCGATGCAACGAAGGTACCCCGCTACGCCGGGCTCGGAACCTTCGCCCGGCTCCCGCAAATCGACCGGGTACCGGACTACGACATTGCCATCGTAGGCGTACCGTTCGACGGCGGCACCTCCTTCCGCCCCGGCGCCCGCTTCGGGCCCGCTGCAGTCCGTGAAGCGTCCAGGCTGCTGCGCCCCGGCTACCACCCCGAACTCGACGTCGAGCCCGTGTACGAAGCCCAGGTGGTAGACGCCGGCGACATCGCCTGCACGCCCTACGACATCACCCGCGCAGTCCTCGAAATCGAAGAGCAGGCACGGCCCCTGATCAGCGAGGACAAGCGACTCATCGCCATCGGCGGGGACCACACCATCGCCCTTCCCATGCTGCGCGCACTGAACCAAGTGCACGGTCCCGTGGCCCTGCTGCACTTCGACGCTCACCTGGATACCTGGGACACCTACTTCGACCAGCCGATCACACACGGAACGATCTTCCGCCGGGCCTTCGAAGAGGGACTGCTAGTTGAGGACAAGTCCATGCACGTGGGTATCCGCGGGCCTGTCTATGACCGTGACGACTTCCTGCGGGACCACGAGTTCGGCTTCCAGATCATCCGCTGCTCGGATTTGGACGTAATTGGTGTCCCCGCCGCCATCCAGCGGATTAAGGAGCGTCTGGGTGATACGCCGGTCTACGTTTCCATCGACATTGATGTGCTGGACCCGTCCTACGCTCCTGGCACCGGAACACCGGAGATGGGCGGTCTGCACTCCCGTGAGCTGCTTGCCCTCTTGAGAGGCCTGAACGGTATCAACATCGTGGGGGCCGATGTCGTCGAGGTAGCCCCTGCGTACGACCACGCAGACATCACTACTCTCGCGGCCGCAACCCTGGTCTTTGATCTGCTCGGACTGATGGTGAACCGTTCCAAGGGAGTGACCATCAGAGGCGCCGAAGCGCTGGAAGCCGCGGCCGTTTAG
- a CDS encoding DUF4193 domain-containing protein yields MATDYDAPRKTDDEASAESLEALQASRSGNAQTAVIDVDETDTAEGIDLPGADLSGEELTVIVVPEQSDEFTCASCFLVRHRSQVAREKNGMKYCIECEG; encoded by the coding sequence ATGGCTACCGATTACGACGCTCCACGCAAGACCGACGACGAGGCCTCTGCCGAGTCGCTGGAAGCGCTGCAGGCCTCCCGCAGCGGCAATGCCCAGACCGCAGTCATCGACGTCGACGAGACCGACACCGCCGAAGGCATCGACCTGCCCGGAGCCGATCTCTCCGGCGAAGAACTGACCGTCATTGTTGTTCCCGAACAGTCCGATGAATTCACTTGCGCATCATGTTTCCTGGTCCGCCACCGGTCACAGGTTGCGCGCGAAAAGAACGGCATGAAGTACTGCATCGAGTGTGAAGGCTGA
- a CDS encoding APC family permease, translating into MTQTIRTSTTAGQPSGTDPAGSAHGITAKGLKGGQLGLLAVVVLGISTIAPAYTLTSALGPTVNEAGLQLPVIFLIGFIPMILVSLAYRELNADSPDSGTTFTWVTKAFGPWVGWMGGWGLLAANIIVLSNLAGVAVDFFYLFLSQLTGAPELADLADNKPLNVLTCFVFVALAVWVSYRGLHTTKLVQYGLVGFQLLVLVLFVGMAFANWSTSETAIPFSWGWFDVTRIETFGQIAAGISLSIFVYWGWDVCLTVNEETANGKKTAGLAGTLTAVVVLGIYLLVSIATMMFAGVGDTGVGLNNPENHENLFTALASPIMGPFAILMSLAVLSSSAASLQSTFTSPSRSLLAMAHYGALPAPFSHISRRFSTPGFATVTAGILSAGFYAVMHVISENVLNDTILALGLMICFYYGLTAIACAWYFRNSVFSSVRSFALRLLCPVLGGVGLFVVFLQTAVDSWAPEFGSGSEVFGVGLVFVLGIGILALGAVLMVIMARLAPGFFRGETIRRDTPALMVPE; encoded by the coding sequence ATGACCCAAACCATCCGTACGAGCACCACCGCGGGCCAGCCATCCGGGACCGACCCGGCCGGCTCGGCGCACGGCATCACCGCAAAGGGACTGAAGGGAGGGCAGCTGGGCCTCCTTGCCGTCGTCGTTCTTGGCATTTCCACCATCGCGCCGGCCTACACGCTGACCAGCGCCCTTGGCCCCACGGTGAATGAGGCGGGGCTCCAGCTACCCGTCATTTTCCTGATCGGGTTCATCCCCATGATCCTGGTGTCACTCGCCTACCGGGAACTCAACGCCGATTCCCCGGACAGCGGCACCACGTTCACTTGGGTCACCAAAGCGTTTGGCCCCTGGGTGGGCTGGATGGGCGGCTGGGGACTCCTTGCCGCCAACATCATCGTCCTGTCCAACCTGGCGGGCGTGGCGGTGGACTTCTTCTATCTCTTCCTGTCGCAGCTGACGGGTGCGCCTGAACTCGCAGACCTCGCGGACAATAAGCCGTTGAACGTCCTGACGTGCTTCGTTTTTGTGGCCCTTGCAGTGTGGGTGAGCTACCGCGGCCTGCACACCACCAAGCTGGTCCAGTACGGACTCGTGGGATTCCAACTACTGGTCCTGGTACTTTTTGTCGGCATGGCGTTCGCGAACTGGTCCACATCGGAAACGGCCATCCCCTTCAGCTGGGGGTGGTTCGACGTCACCAGGATCGAGACGTTCGGGCAGATCGCCGCGGGTATCTCGCTGTCGATCTTTGTCTACTGGGGCTGGGACGTGTGCCTGACCGTGAACGAGGAAACCGCCAACGGCAAAAAGACCGCGGGCCTGGCCGGCACGCTCACCGCCGTCGTTGTCCTGGGGATCTACCTGCTGGTGAGCATCGCCACCATGATGTTCGCCGGCGTCGGCGATACGGGTGTGGGGCTGAACAACCCCGAGAATCACGAGAACCTCTTCACGGCGCTTGCGTCACCGATCATGGGGCCGTTCGCCATCCTGATGTCCCTCGCCGTGCTGTCCAGTTCGGCAGCGTCCCTGCAGTCCACGTTCACGTCGCCGTCGCGCAGCCTGCTGGCCATGGCCCACTACGGTGCGCTGCCCGCGCCGTTCAGCCACATCAGCAGGCGCTTCTCGACGCCGGGCTTCGCAACGGTGACGGCGGGCATCCTGTCCGCCGGGTTCTACGCGGTGATGCACGTGATCAGCGAAAACGTCCTGAACGACACCATCCTGGCCCTCGGCCTGATGATCTGCTTCTACTACGGCCTGACCGCCATCGCGTGCGCCTGGTACTTCCGGAACAGCGTGTTCAGCAGCGTCCGCAGCTTCGCGCTGCGGCTCCTGTGCCCGGTGCTGGGCGGTGTCGGATTGTTTGTGGTTTTCCTGCAGACAGCCGTGGACAGCTGGGCGCCGGAGTTCGGCAGCGGCTCCGAGGTCTTCGGTGTTGGGCTGGTGTTTGTCCTGGGCATCGGGATCCTGGCGCTCGGGGCTGTGCTGATGGTGATCATGGCACGCCTCGCCCCGGGGTTCTTCCGCGGCGAAACCATCCGCCGGGACACCCCTGCGCTGATGGTGCCTGAGTAG
- a CDS encoding agmatine/peptidylarginine deiminase: MSTWRMPAETALQERLWMAFPTGGYTLGETEEDAHAARSIWAAVANAAVEFEPVTVVVDPDDVGIAARYLHPNVEVLAAPLNDAWMRDIGPTFVLDQDGRLGAVDWVFNGWGAQDWARWDKDALIAGEVSARAGAMHLVSALVNEGGGIQVDGQGTVLVTETVQLDPGRNPGLSRADVEAELARTIGATHVVWLPRGLARDSERFGTRGHVDIVAAIPSPGTLLVHSQQDPRHPDFQVSRDIIEHLRTTKDAAGREWIIIEVPAPEVLWDDEGFVDYSYINHVVVNGGVIACTFADPNDDKALQILAEAYPGRRVVGIDARELFARGGGIHCITQQQPAAS; this comes from the coding sequence ATGAGCACGTGGCGCATGCCCGCCGAAACCGCTCTGCAGGAGCGGCTGTGGATGGCCTTTCCCACTGGCGGCTACACGCTGGGCGAGACGGAGGAAGACGCCCACGCTGCGCGGTCCATCTGGGCAGCGGTGGCCAACGCCGCCGTCGAATTTGAGCCGGTCACCGTGGTGGTGGACCCCGACGACGTCGGCATCGCCGCCCGCTATCTGCACCCGAACGTCGAGGTACTTGCCGCCCCGCTCAACGATGCGTGGATGCGGGACATCGGCCCCACTTTCGTGTTGGACCAGGACGGGCGCCTCGGCGCCGTCGACTGGGTCTTCAACGGCTGGGGTGCCCAGGACTGGGCGCGCTGGGACAAGGACGCGCTGATCGCCGGTGAAGTCTCAGCCCGTGCCGGCGCCATGCATCTCGTGTCCGCGCTGGTCAACGAAGGCGGCGGCATCCAGGTGGACGGTCAGGGAACCGTGCTGGTGACCGAAACCGTGCAGCTGGATCCGGGCCGCAACCCGGGCCTCAGCCGCGCCGACGTCGAAGCCGAGCTCGCCCGGACCATCGGCGCCACTCATGTGGTCTGGCTCCCCCGCGGACTGGCCAGGGACTCGGAACGGTTCGGCACGCGCGGTCATGTGGACATCGTGGCCGCCATTCCCTCCCCCGGCACACTGTTGGTGCACTCCCAGCAGGACCCCCGCCACCCGGACTTCCAGGTGAGCCGCGACATCATCGAGCACCTCCGCACCACGAAGGACGCGGCCGGCCGGGAGTGGATCATCATCGAAGTCCCCGCCCCGGAGGTGCTCTGGGATGACGAGGGTTTTGTGGACTACAGCTACATCAACCACGTCGTGGTCAACGGCGGCGTCATCGCGTGTACCTTCGCGGATCCCAACGATGACAAGGCGCTGCAGATCCTGGCGGAGGCCTACCCCGGCCGGCGTGTGGTCGGCATTGACGCCCGTGAGCTGTTCGCCCGTGGCGGCGGCATCCACTGCATCACCCAACAGCAGCCTGCTGCCTCGTAG
- a CDS encoding nitrilase-related carbon-nitrogen hydrolase, with protein MIEISCLDSPASLARTTPSDRPALRVGVVQHRWHADTAVLQAELDEGIGRAARLGATVVFLPELTLSRYPADTCPEIDTPRHGAVRPGAVRPRPSDTAEDLLTGPTFRFAAESARRHGVAVHASLYQLAENPDGSDDGLGLNTAILVSSEGELLARTHKLHIPVTAGYYEDKFFRQGPAAADAYEVHAPAELGGARLGMPTCWDEWFPEVARLYSLGGAEILVYPTAIGSEPDHPDFDTQPLWQQVIVGNGIANGLFMVAPNRWGDEGTLTFYGSSFISDPYGRILAQAPRDASAVLVADLDLDQRRDWLTLFPFLATRRPDTYGRLTEPVHHAQPLGGEDAVAEGAGISLPTRPLTSQARPGNLAVVAPGSSNRQQVSS; from the coding sequence ATGATTGAAATTTCCTGCCTCGACTCACCCGCCTCCCTGGCCCGGACAACGCCGTCCGACCGCCCTGCCCTTCGGGTTGGCGTCGTACAGCACCGCTGGCATGCAGACACTGCCGTCCTGCAGGCCGAACTTGATGAAGGAATCGGCCGGGCCGCGCGGCTCGGTGCCACGGTGGTGTTCCTGCCAGAACTCACCCTCTCGCGCTACCCCGCGGACACCTGCCCCGAAATCGACACGCCCCGGCACGGAGCGGTACGGCCTGGCGCGGTCCGCCCCAGGCCGTCGGACACCGCGGAGGACCTGCTCACCGGGCCCACTTTCCGGTTTGCCGCCGAATCCGCCCGTCGCCACGGGGTGGCTGTCCACGCCTCCCTGTACCAGCTGGCGGAGAACCCGGACGGCAGCGACGACGGCCTGGGGCTAAATACCGCCATCCTTGTGTCGTCCGAGGGCGAGCTGCTCGCCCGCACCCACAAGCTGCACATTCCGGTGACCGCCGGCTACTACGAAGACAAATTCTTCCGCCAAGGGCCAGCGGCTGCTGACGCCTACGAGGTCCACGCACCGGCAGAACTTGGCGGTGCCCGGCTCGGCATGCCCACCTGCTGGGACGAATGGTTCCCGGAGGTGGCCCGGCTCTACTCCCTCGGTGGCGCCGAAATCCTGGTCTACCCCACCGCCATCGGCTCAGAACCGGACCACCCGGATTTCGATACGCAGCCGCTGTGGCAGCAGGTGATTGTGGGCAACGGCATCGCCAACGGACTGTTTATGGTGGCGCCGAACCGCTGGGGTGATGAAGGAACACTGACCTTCTACGGCTCCTCCTTCATCTCCGACCCCTACGGCAGGATCCTGGCCCAGGCCCCGCGTGACGCCTCCGCAGTGCTGGTGGCAGACCTCGACCTGGACCAGCGCCGGGACTGGCTCACGCTCTTCCCGTTTCTGGCTACCCGCCGCCCCGATACCTACGGCCGGCTCACCGAACCCGTACACCACGCCCAGCCGCTCGGCGGCGAAGATGCAGTGGCCGAAGGGGCAGGGATTTCGCTCCCCACCCGCCCCCTAACCTCGCAAGCTCGGCCAGGGAACCTTGCGGTCGTGGCCCCAGGCTCAAGCAACCGTCAGCAGGTGAGCTCATGA
- a CDS encoding Dps family protein — MKASPTLTNNLQAVLADLIELHIQGKQAHWNIVGTNFRDLHLQLDEIVDAARQFADDMAERMRALHALPDGRSATVAKSTSLAQFPEGLINTKDAIERIVAALEAAVGTMRKVHDEVDEEDPTTADLLHEFIAKLEQYAWMVNAETMKASASVTSPDAK; from the coding sequence ATGAAAGCTTCACCGACCCTGACTAACAACCTGCAGGCCGTACTTGCGGACCTGATCGAGCTGCACATCCAGGGCAAGCAGGCCCACTGGAACATTGTGGGAACCAACTTCCGGGACCTTCACCTGCAGCTGGACGAAATCGTGGATGCCGCCCGGCAGTTCGCGGACGATATGGCTGAGCGGATGCGCGCCCTCCATGCCCTGCCTGATGGCCGCAGTGCCACGGTGGCAAAATCCACCAGTCTGGCCCAGTTCCCCGAAGGCCTCATTAACACCAAGGACGCCATCGAGCGGATCGTCGCTGCACTTGAGGCTGCCGTGGGCACCATGCGCAAGGTCCATGACGAGGTGGACGAAGAGGATCCCACCACCGCGGACCTGCTCCACGAATTCATCGCCAAGCTGGAACAGTACGCGTGGATGGTGAACGCCGAGACCATGAAGGCCTCCGCCAGCGTCACCTCCCCTGACGCCAAGTAG
- a CDS encoding MFS transporter: MTLSSQSNQNTCSTSPTAVDLRPSGPAKAPWRDWLALALLMFPVLLVAVDNTALTFALPAIARNLETTGVQLLWIVDAYPLVLAGLLVAMGSLGDRIGRRRLLLTGSIGFAAVSAATAFAPSAEWLIAGRASMGFFGAMLMPSTLSLIRNIFPDPNRRRLAVAIWAAGFSGGAALGPIFGGWLVEQFWWGAILLVAVPIMLPLLVFGPAFIPESKDPRPGRVDVPSIALSLLVMVPVVYGIKELATEGFGAAPLGLVAFGLAMGVVFVRRQQRLASPLLDMSLFGNRVFRTAITANVLALFSFNGFILFLAQHLQLLEGMTPSAAGIAMIPALVATVLAGLAVVPLVRKVRPGFVVAGGLALSATGYGIVVFGDHGSGPALLLAALLILALGVGTAETISNDLILGSVPAEKSGAAAAISETGYEVGSLLGTAVLGSILTASYQRNLLLPAGVEETASGTAVHQAGETLAGAVELAGSLPAPLAEALRGAARLAFDSGVHTTAAIALALMASAAVLAAVVLRKVPTAD, from the coding sequence ATGACGTTGTCCAGCCAGTCCAACCAGAACACCTGCAGCACTTCCCCGACGGCGGTCGATCTCCGGCCGTCCGGGCCCGCCAAGGCGCCCTGGCGCGACTGGCTCGCGCTGGCCCTGCTGATGTTCCCGGTGCTCCTGGTTGCGGTGGACAACACTGCGTTGACGTTTGCGCTTCCGGCCATTGCCAGAAACCTGGAGACAACAGGAGTCCAGCTGTTGTGGATTGTGGACGCGTATCCCCTGGTGCTTGCCGGCCTGCTGGTTGCCATGGGCAGCCTGGGTGACCGGATCGGACGCCGCCGGCTGCTGCTGACCGGCAGCATTGGATTCGCCGCGGTCTCGGCAGCAACAGCCTTTGCCCCCAGCGCGGAGTGGCTGATTGCGGGACGGGCATCGATGGGGTTTTTCGGCGCCATGCTGATGCCCTCAACCCTGTCGCTGATCCGCAACATTTTTCCGGACCCAAACCGGCGCCGGCTGGCCGTGGCCATCTGGGCTGCCGGCTTCTCCGGCGGCGCCGCCCTGGGTCCCATCTTCGGCGGGTGGCTGGTGGAGCAGTTCTGGTGGGGCGCCATCCTGCTGGTCGCCGTGCCCATCATGCTGCCACTGTTGGTGTTTGGTCCTGCGTTCATCCCGGAATCAAAAGATCCGCGGCCCGGACGGGTGGACGTGCCCAGCATCGCCCTGTCCCTGCTGGTTATGGTGCCCGTTGTGTATGGCATCAAGGAACTGGCGACCGAAGGTTTCGGGGCCGCTCCGTTGGGACTTGTTGCCTTTGGCCTGGCCATGGGCGTCGTCTTTGTCCGCCGCCAGCAGCGGCTGGCCAGCCCCCTGCTGGACATGTCCCTGTTCGGCAACCGGGTCTTCAGAACCGCCATCACAGCAAACGTGCTGGCCCTGTTCTCCTTCAACGGCTTCATTCTCTTCCTCGCCCAGCACCTGCAGCTCCTGGAAGGGATGACACCGTCGGCCGCCGGAATAGCCATGATCCCGGCTCTGGTGGCCACAGTGCTGGCCGGGCTGGCAGTGGTGCCGCTGGTCCGGAAAGTGCGTCCGGGCTTTGTGGTGGCGGGTGGCTTGGCCCTAAGCGCCACCGGCTACGGAATCGTGGTCTTTGGTGATCACGGCTCCGGCCCGGCCCTCCTGCTGGCCGCACTGCTGATCCTCGCCCTGGGGGTGGGCACAGCGGAAACCATTTCCAATGACCTCATCCTGGGCTCCGTTCCAGCGGAGAAGTCAGGAGCGGCGGCTGCCATCTCGGAGACGGGCTATGAGGTGGGATCCCTGCTGGGGACGGCGGTGCTGGGCTCCATCCTGACCGCTTCCTACCAGCGCAATCTCCTGCTGCCGGCCGGGGTGGAGGAAACGGCGTCGGGCACTGCCGTGCACCAGGCCGGCGAAACTTTGGCAGGCGCCGTGGAACTGGCCGGCAGCCTGCCTGCGCCGCTGGCCGAAGCGCTCCGCGGCGCAGCGCGCCTGGCGTTTGACTCGGGCGTCCACACCACTGCGGCAATTGCGCTGGCACTGATGGCGAGCGCGGCAGTCCTTGCCGCCGTCGTACTCCGGAAAGTTCCGACGGCGGACTAG
- a CDS encoding TetR/AcrR family transcriptional regulator, translating into MARNPVARDAVLDAFEELLIDVGERAATLDAVAKRAGVSKGGLLYHFPNKEALIAAVLERMDRLAVEDLTLMAAATEGAAAYFIRSSLWSDSPMDRSFVAVTRLAEVAHEEARRRFAAIQQQWLDLIAADVGPAMAKAVLYMGDGLYFNAMWESGTGGGGRARHGDIEELLAAVERLRD; encoded by the coding sequence ATGGCCAGAAATCCCGTTGCACGCGATGCAGTCCTTGACGCATTTGAAGAACTCCTGATCGATGTGGGGGAGCGGGCTGCCACGCTGGACGCGGTTGCCAAACGGGCCGGCGTGTCCAAAGGCGGCCTGTTGTACCACTTCCCCAACAAGGAAGCGCTGATCGCTGCGGTACTGGAACGGATGGATCGCCTGGCCGTCGAGGACCTCACCCTGATGGCCGCAGCCACCGAAGGTGCGGCGGCCTACTTCATCCGTTCCTCGCTCTGGTCCGACTCGCCGATGGACCGCTCCTTCGTGGCCGTCACGCGACTGGCCGAAGTAGCCCATGAAGAGGCCCGGCGGCGTTTTGCCGCAATCCAGCAGCAGTGGCTGGACCTGATCGCGGCCGACGTCGGCCCGGCCATGGCGAAAGCCGTGCTCTATATGGGGGACGGCCTGTATTTCAACGCCATGTGGGAAAGCGGTACCGGCGGGGGCGGCCGGGCCAGGCATGGAGACATTGAGGAGCTTCTGGCCGCCGTGGAGCGGCTGCGGGACTGA
- the gcvP gene encoding aminomethyl-transferring glycine dehydrogenase — protein MEFLVSVNSASATFVDRHIGARRQADVDSMLKAVGYGTVDALVDTAVPDSIRQAKPLALKDALSEVEVLAELRKLAAKNKTAVQMIGQGYYDTVTPAVIRRNILEAPAWYTAYTPYQPEISQGRLEALLNFQTMVQDLVGLPIANASLLDEATAVAEAVLMMRRANKNREARDGKTVLDADCLPQTIAIVKGRAEALGFEVEVADLSRGLPEGVINGVVLQQPGVSGRVFNHADVIAAAKERGALVTVAADLLALTLITPPGEQGADIAVGSTQRFGVPLFFGGPHAAYMAVAKGLERSMPGRLVGVSKDDAGVPAYRLALQTREQHIRREKATSNICTAQALLAIVSSFYAVYHGPDGLKAIAETAHGHAATIAASLKAAGLDVLHTSFFDTVTVSVPGKAAAVVATAEARGINLRHIDGDTVGLSADETTTPAVVAGVLEVFGATVVDADAGPDAEFALDTAVERSSEYLQHPVFNTHRSETQLLRYIRRLSDRDLALDRTMIPLGSCTMKLNATAEMEAISWPEFASIHPFAPDSQTVGWRELIADLEDQLTEITGYDQVSLQPNAGSQGELAGLLAIRGYHLSRGDDQRTVCLIPASAHGTNAASAVLAGMKVVVVATAADGSIDHADLNAKIEANKDVLSAIMITYPSTHGVYDADVREVCDSVHAAGGQVYVDGANLNALVGLAQPGKFGGDVSHLNLHKTFCIPHGGGGPGVGPVAAKAHLAPFMPGNAATWTEGNDVPISASRFGSAGVLPISWTYVKLMGAEGLTEATKSALLAANYVAARLNEYFPVLYTGEGGLVAHECILDLRDLTAKTGVTAEDVAKRLIDYGFHAPTLAFPVAGTLMVEPTESEDLGEIDRFIDAMITIRKEIDQVASGDFTVENSPLRHAPHTASAVVSSDWNRAYPREQAAFPLASLKQDKYFPPVGRIDGAAGDRNLICSCPPLSDFED, from the coding sequence ATGGAGTTCCTTGTGAGTGTTAATTCGGCCTCGGCCACTTTCGTTGACCGGCATATTGGCGCCCGCCGCCAGGCCGATGTTGACTCCATGCTCAAGGCCGTCGGCTACGGCACTGTGGACGCGCTGGTGGATACTGCCGTCCCAGATTCCATCCGCCAGGCCAAGCCGCTGGCTCTCAAGGACGCCCTGAGCGAGGTTGAGGTCCTTGCTGAGCTGCGGAAGCTGGCTGCGAAGAATAAGACTGCTGTGCAGATGATCGGGCAGGGCTACTACGACACGGTGACGCCTGCGGTGATCCGCCGGAACATCCTTGAGGCCCCGGCCTGGTACACCGCGTACACCCCGTACCAGCCCGAGATTTCCCAGGGCCGGCTCGAAGCGCTCCTGAATTTTCAGACCATGGTCCAGGACCTGGTGGGCCTGCCCATCGCGAACGCGTCACTGCTGGATGAAGCCACCGCGGTGGCCGAGGCTGTGCTGATGATGCGCCGGGCGAACAAGAACCGGGAAGCCAGGGACGGCAAGACAGTCCTGGACGCGGATTGCCTGCCGCAGACCATCGCGATCGTGAAGGGCCGCGCCGAGGCCCTGGGGTTCGAGGTGGAGGTCGCTGACCTGTCCAGGGGTCTGCCCGAGGGCGTCATCAACGGTGTGGTGCTGCAGCAGCCGGGTGTGTCCGGCCGGGTCTTCAACCACGCCGACGTGATTGCCGCTGCGAAGGAGCGCGGCGCCCTGGTCACGGTCGCCGCTGACCTGTTGGCGTTGACGCTGATCACCCCTCCCGGGGAGCAGGGTGCGGATATTGCTGTCGGTTCGACGCAGCGTTTTGGGGTGCCGTTGTTCTTCGGCGGCCCGCACGCGGCGTACATGGCGGTGGCGAAGGGCCTGGAGCGGTCCATGCCCGGCCGCCTGGTCGGGGTGTCCAAGGACGACGCCGGTGTCCCGGCGTACCGTTTGGCGCTGCAGACCCGTGAGCAGCACATCCGCCGTGAGAAGGCCACGTCCAACATCTGCACCGCGCAGGCGCTGCTGGCCATCGTCTCCTCGTTCTACGCCGTTTACCACGGCCCCGACGGCCTCAAGGCAATCGCCGAGACCGCACATGGCCACGCTGCAACTATCGCCGCATCCCTGAAGGCGGCCGGCCTGGACGTACTGCACACAAGCTTCTTTGATACCGTCACGGTTTCCGTGCCAGGCAAGGCCGCGGCTGTTGTGGCCACCGCCGAAGCACGCGGTATCAACCTGCGCCACATCGATGGCGATACCGTGGGTCTCTCCGCCGACGAAACCACGACCCCGGCTGTCGTCGCCGGTGTCCTGGAAGTGTTTGGTGCCACCGTGGTGGACGCGGACGCCGGCCCTGACGCTGAGTTCGCACTGGATACCGCCGTCGAACGTTCCTCCGAGTACCTGCAGCACCCGGTGTTCAACACGCACCGTTCCGAGACCCAGCTGCTGCGTTACATCCGCAGGCTGAGCGACCGGGACCTGGCGCTGGACCGGACCATGATCCCGTTGGGTTCCTGCACCATGAAGCTGAACGCCACGGCGGAGATGGAGGCCATTTCCTGGCCGGAGTTCGCCTCGATCCACCCGTTCGCCCCGGATTCCCAGACCGTGGGCTGGCGCGAACTGATCGCCGACCTCGAAGACCAGCTGACCGAAATCACCGGCTACGACCAGGTGTCCCTGCAGCCGAACGCCGGGTCCCAGGGTGAGCTCGCTGGCCTGCTGGCGATCCGCGGGTACCACCTGTCCCGGGGCGATGACCAGCGCACGGTCTGCCTGATTCCGGCCTCGGCCCATGGCACCAACGCCGCCTCGGCCGTCCTGGCCGGCATGAAGGTGGTTGTGGTGGCCACGGCTGCGGACGGCAGCATCGATCACGCTGACCTGAACGCCAAGATCGAGGCGAACAAGGACGTCCTTTCGGCCATCATGATCACCTACCCCTCCACACACGGTGTCTACGACGCCGACGTCCGCGAGGTGTGTGATTCGGTGCACGCGGCCGGTGGCCAGGTCTACGTGGACGGCGCCAACCTGAACGCCCTTGTCGGTCTGGCGCAGCCGGGCAAGTTCGGCGGCGACGTCTCGCACCTGAACCTGCACAAGACCTTCTGCATCCCGCACGGCGGCGGCGGACCCGGCGTTGGTCCGGTCGCAGCCAAGGCCCACCTGGCACCGTTTATGCCGGGCAATGCGGCTACCTGGACAGAAGGAAACGACGTCCCGATTTCGGCCTCGCGGTTCGGTTCCGCGGGGGTCCTGCCCATCTCGTGGACGTATGTGAAGCTGATGGGTGCCGAGGGCCTGACCGAGGCGACGAAGTCGGCGCTGCTTGCGGCGAACTACGTTGCGGCGCGCCTGAACGAGTACTTCCCGGTCCTCTACACCGGTGAGGGCGGACTCGTGGCGCACGAGTGCATCCTGGACCTCCGTGACCTGACGGCGAAGACCGGCGTTACGGCTGAGGATGTGGCCAAGCGCCTGATCGACTACGGCTTCCATGCCCCCACCCTGGCGTTCCCGGTGGCGGGCACGCTGATGGTGGAACCGACGGAGTCCGAGGACCTTGGGGAGATCGACCGGTTCATCGACGCGATGATCACCATCCGGAAGGAAATCGACCAGGTGGCCAGTGGTGACTTCACAGTGGAGAACAGCCCGCTGCGCCACGCACCCCACACCGCGTCCGCCGTCGTGAGTTCCGACTGGAACCGTGCGTACCCGCGCGAGCAGGCTGCCTTCCCGCTCGCCTCGCTCAAGCAGGACAAGTACTTCCCGCCCGTAGGCCGCATCGACGGCGCAGCCGGGGACCGCAACCTGATCTGCTCCTGCCCGCCGCTGTCGGACTTCGAAGACTAA